A stretch of Primulina tabacum isolate GXHZ01 chromosome 13, ASM2559414v2, whole genome shotgun sequence DNA encodes these proteins:
- the LOC142522286 gene encoding homeobox-leucine zipper protein ATHB-16-like produces MKRPNSSDSLGDLMSICPESTDERDQENNPMYSGEFGTFVEGLVEECKHVMEKKRRLRVEQVKALEKNFEVENKLEPDRKVKLAQELGLQPRQVAIWFQNRRARWKTKQLERDYGILKASYDALKHDYETLQRDNDILTKEIQEVNSKDDEDGKSESKVSGKVEATMVSDAEKGKLGHETVPCEHNHVNHNGNIGCSDSTDSSAILNEDNSPHQFLDSRNGSTSSMDLSFNFSDFKASASVLGDAHNPQSQPQFVKIVEHNFLDEESCGSLFSDAQAPTLHWYCPDEWN; encoded by the exons ATGAAGAGACCAAATAGTTCTGATTCCTTGGGTGATTTGATGTCCATCTGTCCAGAGTCTACAG ATGAACGTGATCAAGAGAACAATCCCATGTACTCGGGGGAGTTTGGGACCTTTGTTGAAGGGTTAGTTGAAGAATGTAAGCATGTTATGGAGAAGAAAAGAAGATTGAGGGTTGAACAAGTGAAGGCATTGGAGAAGAATTTTGAAGTTGAAAACAAACTTGAACCTGACAGGAAAGTGAAGCTTGCACAAGAACTTGGCTTGCAGCCAAGACAGGTGGCTATTTGGTTCCAAAACCGCCGTGCACGGTGGAAAACCAAGCAACTGGAAAGAGATTATGGCATCCTCAAAGCCAGTTATGACGCCCTCAAGCACGACTATGAAACTCTGCAGCGTGATAATGATATTTTGACCAAGGAG ATCCAAGAAGTAAACTCGAAGGATGATGAAGATGGTAAAAGTGAGAGCAAAGTTTCTGGGAAAGTAGAGGCAACAATGGTTTCTGACGCAGAAAAAGGTAAACTTGGACATGAAACAGTCCCTTGTGAGCATAACCATGTGAATCATAATGGAAACATCGGATGCTCTGATAGTACAGATTCGAGTGCAATCTTGAACGAGGACAATAGCCCACATCAATTCTTAGATTCTCGAAATGGATCCACCTCTTCTATGGATCTAAGTTTCAACTTTTCTGATTTTAAAGCGAGTGCAAGCGTTCTTGGAGATGCTCACAATCCCCAATCCCAACCACAGTTTGTCAAGATCGTAGAACACAATTTTCTTGACGAGGAATCTTGCGGTTCTCTGTTTTCTGATGCTCAAGCTCCAACCCTCCATTGGTACTGCCCTGATGAATGGAATTGA
- the LOC142522460 gene encoding uncharacterized protein LOC142522460 — protein sequence MSREDLVPRTFRDLVERAERKFASVRDAPLHPYGGIGLHHGQFFHKVFKAYMRLWKYQQENRAKLVECGLQRWEIGEIASRIGQLYFNQYLRTSEARFLLEAYIFYEAIFNRNYFEGSRKDRGVRFKELRFYARFFMVSLILNRVDMVKLLVEKLKDLVDESKFNFQDTNFKEWNLVVKETVRFTKADSAILSARPFRYTALFDSHPVSLPFVAKFHAKRLLKFRDAVLTSYHKNEVKFAELTLDTFRMLQCLEWEPSGSFYQKHTLESRQNGLLADHSASSGLIDINLVADMTDPTLPPNPKKAVLYRPSVPQLIAVIAKVCEELPPDSVVLIYMSAPGNSGHCSTSQMENSGISGKYSMKSVSSYNNHWQMNGLCENHISAKGDTSYFENYLLLGPSRNGGSNILFPGDIIPFTRRPLFLIIDSDNSDAFKVLHGAERGEPAALFLSPLRPSFRDSSGFSMAQNGSQFTLFLTAPLQSFCQLVNYNLATDSMDMYNSAESILISAFSEWEEILCTSTSLDLVWAQLLTDPFLRRLIIRFIFCRAVLSLFCLRENGEQYLPVCIPELPDAVAVNSKAVQPALNRLADHFKVADCFSFS from the exons ATGTCGAGGGAGGATTTAGTTCCGAGGACGTTTCGCGATTTGGTGGAGAGGGCCGAGCGGAAATTCGCGAGTGTGCGAGACGCGCCGCTGCATCCCTACGGCGGGATTGGGCTGCACCACGGTCAGTTTTTCCACAAAGTTTTCAAAGCTTACATGCGCCTGTGGAAGTATCAGCAGGAAAATCGGGCAAAGTTGGTGGAGTGCGGGCTACAGAGATGGGAGATTGGGGAGATCGCTTCCAGGATTGGGCAGCTCTATTTCAACCAGTACTTGAGAACCAGCGAGGCCAGGTTTCTTCTCGAGGCGTATATATTTTACGAAGCCATTTTTAATAGGAACTATTTTGAGGGTTCAAGGAAGGATCGTGGGGTTAGGTTCAAGGAGCTGAGGTTTTACGCAAGGTTTTTCATggtttctttaattttgaatCGCGTTGATATGGTGAAGTTGCTCGTCGAAAAGTTGAAGGACCTTGTTGATGAGAGTAAGTTTAATTTTCAg GATACTAACTTCAAAGAATGGAACCTGGTGGTGAAAGAAACTGTTCGGTTCACAAAGGCTGATTCAGCAATCCTGAGTGCTAGGCCTTTTCGTTATACTGCCCTGTTTGATTCACATCCAGTGTCTCTCCCATTCGTGGCTAAATTTCATGCAAAGAGACTTCTGAAGTTTAGAGATGCAGTGTTGACAAGCTATCACAAAAATGAG GTGAAATTTGCAGAACTCACTTTAGATACTTTCAGGATGCTGCAATGTTTGGAATGGGAACCTAGTGGTTCTTTTTATCAGAAGCATACTCTTGAATCAAGACAAAATGGTTTACTGGCTGATCATTCTGCCTCTTCAGGATTGATAGATATAAATTTGGTTGCAGATATGACAGATCCAACGTTACCTCCAAATCCCAAAAAAGCTGTTCTCTATCGTCCATCTGTGCCACAATTGATAGCT GTGATTGCAAAAGTTTGCGAGGAACTTCCTCCAGATAGTGTTGtgttaatatacatgtcagccCCAG GAAATTCTGGTCATTGTAGCACTTCGCAAATGGAAAACTCTGGAATATCAGGAAAATATTCCATGAAGAGTGTCTCATCCTATAATAATCATTGGCAGATGAATGGGTTGTGTGAAAATCATATTAGTGCAAAGGGGGACACCAGTTACTTTGAGAATTATTTGTTGTTGGGACCAAGCAGAAACGGAG GTTCAAATATTCTCTTCCCTGGTGATATAATTCCTTTCACTAGAAGACCACTTTTTTTGATAATCGATAGTGACAACAGCGATGCATTCAAG GTTTTGCACGGAGCAGAAAGGGGTGAACCTGCTGCTTTATTTCTGTCGCCTCTGCGGCCTTCATTCAGGGATTCGAGTGGCTTTAGTATGGCACAGAATGGAAGTCAATTCACCTTGTTCCTCACAGCTCCTTTGCAGTCTTTCTGTCAATTAGTTAATTATAACTTAGCTACCGACAGCATG GACATGTACAACAGCGCAGAAAGCATTCTCATCTCAGCTTTCTCCGAATGGGAGGAGATCCTCTGTACGTCGACTAGCCTCGATCTGGTTTGGGCACAACTTCTGACTGATCCATTTTTGCGACGGCTTATTATTAG ATTCATTTTCTGCCGTGCTGTTCTATCTCTATTTTGTTTACGAGAAAATGGTGAACAATATTTACCAGTTTGCATACCTGAACTTCCTGATGCCGTGGCTGTCAATTCAAAAGCCGTCCAACCTGCATTAAACCGACTTGCAGATCATTTCAAGGTTGCAGATTGTTTTAGCTTTTCATAA
- the LOC142523034 gene encoding histone H3.3: MARTKQTARKSTGGKAPRKQLATKAARKSAPTTGGVKKPHRYRPGTVALREIRKYQKSTELLIRKLPFQRLVREIAQDFKTDLRFQSHAVLALQEAAEAYLVGLFEDTNLCAIHAKRVTIMPKDIQLARRIRGERA, from the exons ATGGCGCGTACTAAGCAAACTGCTCGTAAGTCTACTGGAGGAAAGGCTCCTAGGAAGCAACTCGCTACAAAG GCTGCCCGTAAGTCTGCTCCAACCACAGGTGGAGTGAAGAAGCCACATCGATACCGTCCTGGTACTGTTGCTCTTCG TGAGATCCGCAAGTACCAAAAGAGTACTGAGCTCTTAATCAGGAAGCTTCCTTTCCAGAGGCTTGTTCGTGAAATTGCCCAGGATTTCAAG ACTGATCTGCGGTTTCAGAGCCATGCTGTTTTGGCGCTTCAGGAAGCTGCCGAGGCCTACCTTGTTGGTCTATTTGAGGACACTAACTTGTGTGCCATTCATGCGAAGAGAGTGACAATCATGCCAAAGGATATCCAGCTTGCTCGCAGGATTAGGGGCGAACGTGCATAA
- the LOC142522632 gene encoding ras-related protein Rab11D-like has translation MASGAYGDASQKIDYVFKVVLIGDSAVGKSQILSRFARNEFSLDSKATIGVEFQTRTLVIQHKSVKAQIWDTAGQERYRAVTSAYYRGAMGAMLVYDITKRQTFDHIPRWLEELRAHADKSIVIILIGNKSDLEDQRAVPTEDAKEFAQKEELFFLETSALGATNVEEAFMTVLSEIFNIVTKKTLAAGEDRGSDNSSSLAGKKIIIPGPAQIIPERNRMCCRSS, from the exons ATGGCTAGTGGTGCATATGGCGATGCGAGCCAGAAAATTGATTACGTTTTCAAGGTGGTGCTGATCGGTGATTCCGCGGTGGGCAAGTCTCAAATACTGTCACGTTTTGCTCGAAATGAGTTCAGTTTGGATTCGAAGGCTACAATCGGCGTCGAATTTCAGACGCGAACTCTCGTCATCCAGCATAAGTCTGTTAAAGCTCAGATCTGGGACACAGCTGGCCAGGAAAG ATATCGAGCAGTCACAAGTGCATATTACAGAGGTGCCATGGGGGCTATGTTGGTGTATGACATAACAAAAAGACAGACCTTTGACCACATACCACGTTGGCTAGAAGAGTTGCGTGCTCATGCTGACAAGAGTATCGTAATAATTCTGATCGGAAATAAATCTGATCTGGAAGACCAGCGAGCGGTGCCGACCGAGGATGCCAAGGAGTTTGCTCAAAAGGAAGAACTATTcttcttggaaacatcagcgcTTGGAGCAACAAACGTGGAGGAAGCATTCATGACTGTGTTGAGCGAGATATTTAACATTGTGACTAAGAAAACTCTTGCTGCTGGTGAAGATCGAGGTAGTGACAATTCTTCGTCTTTGGCTGGGAAAAAGATCATCATCCCTGGACCTGCGCAGATAATCCCAGAAAGGAACAGGATGTGCTGTAGAtcatcttga